CGCGGAAGAGATCGGGCTGGTCGGGTCGCAGTTCTACTGCAAGGAACCGCTGTTCCCGCTCGACAAGACCGTCGCGATGGTCAACATGGACATGATCGGCCGCACGAAGCCGGTACCGACGGACTGGCTCGGGCTGTTCGGCAAGAAGGACCGGCTCGTGGTGTACGGCACCGGCACCAGCGACGGGTTCACGGAACTGGTTCAGGACGCCAACAAGAAACCCGACTTCAAGCTCAGCGTCCTCCCGGCCGGTACCGGCCCCAGCGACCACGATTCGTTCTACCGCAAGAAGATCCCGGTGCTGTTCCTCTACACCGGCACCCACGGTGAGTACCACAAGCCGACCGACGTTCCCGAGAAGATCGATGTTCCCGGGATGAAGAAAACAACCGACTTCGCCGAGTACCTCCTGACGGACCTGAGCACGCGCGAAAGCCCGCCGAAGTACGTCGCGGTGAAAGACCCGTGGAGCGATCCCACCGAATCGCGCCCGGCGCGCATGATGGGTCCGCGCCTGGGCATCCTCCCGAGCTACACCTTCGAGGGCGAGGGCGTTCTGCTTGAAGGCGTGTCGCCCGGTGGTGCGGCCGAAAAAGCGGGCATTAAGGAGGGCGACATCATTGTGGAAGTCGGCGGAAAGTCGACCCCCAACGTCGGCGCGTACATGACCGCGATGGGCGCACAGAAAGCCGGCAACGCTGTGGATATCGTCGTCGAGCGCAAGGGCAAGAAACTCACCCTGAAGGCCAAACTGGAATAAAATGCGGAGAAATCCGCCACGGATGAACACAGGCAACACGGATCAAGACAGAAAATAGAGAACAGAAGGCAGAGAACAGAGGACAGAGGGCGAACACAAAAGGGACCCGAACGGGCTATTGCATTTTGCCCATTGCTTCCTGTCCTCTGGCTTTTGAATCTCTGTCCTCTGTCTTGATCCGCGTTAGCTGTGTTCATCCGTGGCTCTTCCTCTGCTTTACTCTCCTTCCAATACCGAGACCGCTGTGGACATTCCCCGCGTTCAGCTCGTCCGCCAAACCGCCCCGCAACCGTCTGTCGCCAACATCGCCGCTACCGTGCGCGAGCTGTGGCTCGGGTCCAAGACCGCGAAGCGCATCAAGCCCGGGATGAAGGTCGCCGTGGCGTGCGGCAGCCGCGGGATCAACAACTACCTCACGCTCGCGCGCGCCACCGTTGATGCCATCAAAGAGCTTGGCGCCCAGCCGTTCGTGGTGGCCGCGATGGGGTCGCACGGCGGTGCCACTCCCGAGGGCCAGCGCGAGTTGCTCGCGAGCTACAATCTCGACGAAGCGCACCTCGGCGTTCCGGTCGTCACGGATATGGACGCCGAGAACATCGGCACGAACTCGTGGGGCCAACCGGTCTGGTGGGACAAGAACGCACTCAAGGCCGACGCCGTGGTGACGGTGTCGCGCGTGAAGCCGCACACGGACTTCCGTGGAAAGTTCGAGAGCGGCATCCTGAAAATGCTCGTGATTGGGTTGGGTAAGCGCCACGGGGCCGATCAGGTTCACAGTTTCGGGACGCGCGGGCTACGCGACATGATCCCGGAATCGGGGCAGGTCATTCTGAACAAGACGCCGTTCATCGGCGGATTGGCGATCCTCGAGAACGCGAAGGAAGAAACCGCGAAGCTCGAAGTGCTCGACCGCGACGACCTCTGGGACCGCGAGCCGGTGCTGCTCGAAGAGGCGCGGGCGCTGATGGGCCGGTTGCCGTTCAAAGGGGCGGACGTGCTCATCATCGGTGAGTGCGGCAAGAACTACTCCGGCGCCGGGATGGACCCGAACGTGATCGGCCGGATGCTGATCGAGGCGACCCCGGAGGCCGAGACGAACGACCCGCGCATCGTCCGCATCGGCGTGCTGGAGGTGTCGCCCGAGAGCCACGGCAACGCGACCGGCATCGGGCTGGCGGACCTCACCACGAACCGCGCGCTGGCCGGGATCGTGCAGGGGCCGTTCCGCATGAACAACCTCACGGCCCGGTCGCTGTGGCGGAGCAAGTTGCCGTTCGGGTTCGAGACGGACCGCGAGGTGATCGCGAACTGCGTGGAAACGTGCTGGCAGCCCGAGTCCGAGAAGGTGAAGTTCTGCGTGATCCCGAACACGCTCGAGGTGGTGGAGATGTGGGTGTCCGAGCCGCTCGCGGCCGATCTGAAGGGGCACCCGCACCTGGAATTCGTCGGCGAACCGGTTCCGCTCCCCTTCGATGCTAACGGCAATCTGGTGCAAGAGAAGCTGTTCCCGCACAGTGTGCGCGGGTGCCGGCGGGCCGCGCACTAATAACACTTCGCGTCGCGGCCCTGCTTGTCCATACGGGCCGCGGCAATTCCGATCGCCTCCTGTTCTTACTCCACTTTGCCGCATGCCAGTTTGTGCGAACTGTAACGGGCCGATCACCGGAAGCGGGTACGCGGGGCGCCCGCAACCCGACGGCGGCGCGCGGGCGTACTGTTGTTTCGGCTGTTTGAGCCTCGGCGAACGGGCGTGTACGGACGCCGGGTGCTACGCGACTTCTGCCACGAGCGGTAGGTTCGACGGGCTGCGGCTCGGAATCGGTTTGCTCGTCGTCGGGCAGTCGATGATTTTCGGCCTCGCGCTGAACGTACACGACGACGTTCCGCCGGTGATTCGCGACTTCACGCAGTGGTTCATCTTCACAATCACCATGCTGGTCGTGGCCCTCCTCGGCGGCCCGCTCATCACCACAGCGGCGCGGGAATTGCGCCGCGGGCGCCTCACGATCGAGGCACTGTTCCTGCTCACGATGTTCGGCGCACTCGGTGCATCGCTCCAGGCGCAAATCACCGGGCGCGGGAAGATCTATTTCGAGGTCGTGTCGGTCCTGCTCGTCGTGTACACGCTCGGCAAGATGATCGGCGCGCGGTCACGGGTCGCAGCGCTCGCGAGTTCGCGCGCGTGGGGCGAGCAACTCGCGACGTGCCGTTTGGTCGATGACGCCGGCGACACGCGCACCGCGCCCGTTGTGGACGTGTGCCCCGGGGACGTGGTGGAAGTCCACCCGGGCGAGCTGATCGCGGTGGACGGGATCGTTCACGAGGGCGCGGGCTTCGTGTCAGAAACCGTCGTGAGCGGCGAGCCGTTCGCGGTGGTTCGGCGCCCCGGGGACCGCGTGGTGGCCGGGTCCGCGTCCTTCGATGCGACCTTTCGCGTCACCGCGACCGCGAGCGGCACCGAGCGCGAAATCGACCGACTGCTTGCGGCTGTAGAGTCCGCACGCGACAAGCCGCTGTCGTTGCAGGGGCACGCGGACCGGCTCGGGCAGTGGTTTTTGCCATTGGTGGCACTCACGGCGCTCGGCACGTTCGTGTACTGGACGTTTTTCACGTCGGCCGGGTGGGAAGCGGGCCTGTTCAACGCGATGTCCGTGCTGCTGGTCGCGTGCCCGTGCGTGATTGGTTTGGCGACTCCGGTGGTGATCTGGTCCGCACTCAATCGGCTCGCGGAGCGCGGGGTGATCGTTCGCGGGGGCGACGCCATCGAGCGCCTCGCGACCGTGGACCGCGTGATGTTCGATAAGACCGGCACTCTAACGGAAGACCGCTTCGCACTCGTTGACATCGAAACGACTGCGACTGGCCCCGCGCGCACGAAGCTCCTCGGTTGGCTGTCGCTCGCACAGGCGCAGAGTAATCACCCCGTCGCGAAACCGTTCGCCGATTTACCACGGAATTTCGCACCGGGTGCGGAACCGCGTGTAGCGTCACTCGTGGCGGTTCCGGGGTGTGGGGTGATCGCGGAACTCGTCGAAGCGAACGGCGCGCGCCACGAAATCAAGATCGGGACGGAGGAGTGGGTGCCAAAAGGAATTGCTAAATCCCCTCTCCCCTTGGGGGAGGGGTTGGGGAGGGGTTTAAGGCAGAACCTAACCCCCCAACCCCCTTCCCTAAAAAGGAAGGGGGAGCAGAGCCATCCACCGCATTTAACCTCTTCCAAGGAAGTGGGTAACAAAACCGTTTTCGTCGCAGTTGATGGCGAACTTGCTGCGACCGCGGTCGTCGCCGAGCGGTTGCGCGATTCCACGCCTCAAGCGCTCGAACAGTTCCAACAACTCGGCCTGCCGGTCGAAGTCCTGACGGGCGACGCAACCGGCCGCGCGGAGGCACTCGGGCTCCCTTCCGCGCGCGGCGGATTGCTCCCGGATGACAAACGCGCAGCCGTCGAAGCCGCGAAGAACGAAGGCGGGAAGCCGCTGTTTGTTGGTGACGGAATCAACGATGCTTCAGCGCTCGCCGTGGCGCACGTCGGCGTAGCCCTTTCGAGCGGAACCGATCTCGCCGTTAGCGCGGCCCCAATCACGCTTTACCACGCGGACCTTCGTGTGCTCCCGTGGGCCGTCGAGGTCAGCCGCGACGCGGTCCGCGCCGTGCGCCTGAACCTGACCCGCGCGCTGGTCTACAACCTCGTCGGCATGACGCTCGCCGCGTGCGGTGTGCTTCACCCCGTCGTCGCGGCCGTGCTAATGGTGGTGTCGAGTCTCACGCTGATCTTCTCGTCCACGCGCGTGGGGTGCGGGCACTTGGCGCGACTTACCCCCCCTGAAGGGAAGGGGGAGGAGAGGCAACCTAACCCCCTAACCCCCTTCCCTAAGAAGGAAGGGGGAACAGAACCAAATGCGGCAGACACAAAGCAATCATCGGTCGTTTTAAGCCCCTCTCCGCTTAGGGGAGGGGTTGGGGAGGGGTTCTTTCTCCCGTTCGCCCACGCCGTCGCGTTCGCGTTGCAGGGGGGCGTCTTCTTGCTGCTCCTGTCGTCGTTGCGCGAGCGCGACGCGGCCGTGTTCACGCTCATCGCGTTCGCGCTAGCGGGAGGCTGGCTCGCGATCGCGTGGCGTCGGTTCAATGTTCCGCACTGGGTCGATATGTGCTTCGGAATGCTCACGTTCGGCAACCTGGGAATGCTGCTCGGCTGGTGGGCCGATAATGACTTCGCCGCACTCCACGACCACGGGTGCTGTGCGTGCGTGGAGGCGATGCGCGAGGGCGTGATGAAGCCGTGGATGTGGGTCGGGATGCTGGTGTTCGCGAACGTCGCGATGCGCTGGTTGGGGCGCGGACCTGTACCGAACGCGGATCACGCGATCGCGATGTACACGGGCGGGAACATCGGCATGGTGGTCGGCATGGTCGCGGGCGGCTGGTGCGCGACGCAGTTTCAGACGGAGAACATGGTCACCGCGGTCGCGACTAGTTTCGTGGGAATGACGCTCGGAATGCTCGCGGGGATGCTAGCGGGCACGTGGGTGACGGAGAGCCTTTTAACGGGAGTTCGCGCGGTCGGGTTCTGGCCCAAATGGGCGAAACTCAAAGCTACGCGAACTTCTTGACGAAGTAGTACGCGGACAGCCCGAAGCCGATCACGATGACGGAGTAGCGGACGTAGCGCGCGGGCAACCGGCGCGCGACCCGTGCCCCTATGTAGCCACCGAGGATCGCGGCGACGGCCATCACGCCCGCGCACTCCCAATTCACCAGCCCGTCGCGAACAAACACCACTACGCTCGCGGCGTTGATCGAGGCCGCCAGGAACGTTTTCACCGCGTTCATGCGGTGGATGTCGCCCACCCCCATGAACCCGAGCGCGCTCAGCATCAGAATGCCGATCCCCGCACCGAAGTACCCGCCGTACACCGCGACGAGAAACTGAAAGCTGATTACAAGAGTCTGCGTCACCCCGTTCGGCTCGTGGTGCTCGGGTTGTGCGCCTTCGACGGCCGCTCGTTTTTTTACCCACTTCGAGAGCGGGGCCTGCACCACGAACAGCACCGCAGCGGTGAGAATGAGCCACGGCACCAGCGTCGCGAACGTGTCCTGGTTCTTGCCGACGAGCCACGCACCGAGGAACCCGCCAACGATACTCGGCCCGATCATGCGTGCCACGAACCGTCGGCACTCCCACAACTCCTTGCGGTACCCGAGCGCCCCTGCGAACGACCCGGGTAATAACGCAACGGTACTCGTGGCATTCGCCATCGCGGGCGTGAGGAGCGCGGTGAGCGCGGGGAACGTGAGGAGTGTGCCGCCGCCCGCGACGGAGTTCATCACCCCCGCGAAGAACGCGGACACGCACAAAAACGCATACGTCCAGAAGTCGGCTGGCATTCAGAGATGATAGAAACTGGCCCGCGCAATCGGTGCTGCATTCGCGCGGGCCGTCTACGTCTACGGGCGCTCGCCGCGGGAAAGACGGGTGTTGATGGCACCGATCAGGGCCGGTAGGTCGGCGATCGCGTGAATCACAGCGTGCGCGCCGGCCTTTTGGTAGCGTGCAATGATGTCCCTTCGGCGCGCCTCCAGTTCCGCGGCGGTTAGTGCCTTCAGTTCCGCTTCACTCAGCCCCATTTCGTTGCTCGAATCGATCACCCCAACGCTCCAGCACCCGGCGTTTCGGCCGTCTTCGATGTCGATTACTGTGTCGCCGACCTTGACCACCGCAGCGGGCGGGTACACGTTCAGCGATTCCATGCAGCGGAAGATCATCCACGGCGCCGGGCGCCCGGCCGGTACGTCATCGGCACAGATGTTGAAGTCCGGCTCGAACCCCTGGTGCTTCGCGGCCGCGAGCACGACCGCGGCGGCTTCGTGAAAGTACCCCGTACTCGCAGCGACCTTGAGCCCTTTCGCGCGAAGTTCGCTCGCCACCGCGGGTACGTCCGCGATCAACGCGCGATATTTCTCGGCGGCCGCAACCTGGAGTGGCGTTACGGAGCGGTAGAGCTCCTCCACGTCCGATTCGGCCCAGTCGCGCCCCACCGCCGCGCGCCACTTGTCACCCACGATCTCGGTGCGCAGCATCGCGCGAATGTGGTCCTTCTTGTGCAACCCCATCGGCCCGCGGGCCTCGGCGAGTGTGACGTTCACGCCCTTCGCCGCGAACGATTCGACGAACGCGCCCGTGGGGGCCAGGCACCCGTAATCGATGGTGGTCCCGGCCCAGTCGAGTACGACGAGTTTGATTTCAATCGGTGGCACGGAGCGTGGCCTCCAGGTAGGTGCGGAAGTGCGAGTACGGGGGCGTCACGAACCCCACGATCTTCGCGCGGTCGTCGTACTCGCGGACCTTCGCGGCGGCGGTGAAGTACGGGTGCGCCTCGAACGCGCCGATTTCTTCGGCGGTCATCGGCCCGCCTTGGAGCTCCAAACTGCGGACGGACGCGGGCGAGAGGAGCCCCGGGTAGTCCGGGTGCTTGCCGCTCGCGAGGTAGCGCTTCGCGGGGACGTGCAAGCGGATCGGCTCCGTCACCGCCGGGCCGAAGGCGTGCGCCAGGAACCGCGCCCCGAGATCCTCGTGCCGGTCGTTGACGCCCTGATCCAAATAGTCCTCGCCGTAGCCGTGCAAGAAGTGGCCGATGTCGTGGAGGAGGGCCGCGGCGATCCACTCGGGTGGGCGCCCGTCCTGTTCCGCGAAGTGGGCCGCTTGCAGCGCGTGTTCGAGCTGCGTGACCGCTTCGCCGTGGTACTCGGCGCCGCCGCGCTCGGCGAACAAGCGGTCGATACGGGTCATTACGTCCGCGGGCGTCATCGGTGTCGCCTCGTCTGGGTGAGCGTCGGGTTCGCGCCGAGTCTTCTTACGAACTGGAGCGTACACCCTTGCTCTCGTGTGGTGGTTCCCGATAGTATCGGAAAGTTGGAACCTGTCGTCCGATATCATCGTCCGCGCTGGTGCCTCCCAATGGCCGTTGAACTCCGCTGCCCGGATTGCCGGGCTAAACTCCGTCTGCCAGAGGCGCCCGACGCCGGCACCGAGGTCGAGTGCCCCAAGTGTGCCACCGTGTTCGCTGCGCCGGAACCGGAGGATACGGGCGAAGAAGAAGTTATCAAGAAAAAGAAGAAACCCGCGCGCGACGACGAGGGCGATGACAGCGACCGGGGCGAAAAGAAGGAAAAAAAGAAGACGAAAACGAAGACCAAAATCGACCCGAACGTCCCGCGGAAGCGCAAGGCCAAGAAGCGCGAGACCAGCAAGGCCCTGCTCTTCGGGGTGGTTGGTCTCGGCCTCCTACTCCTGGGTGGTGTCGGCGGGATGTTGGTTTGGTTCGTGGCGCGCACGCCCAAATCCGTCGAGATGATGTACTACCTGCCGGAAGACTGCGACACGGCGGAGGGACTGAACCTGGGGCACGCCCAAAAGTACCCAGAACTCTACAAGAGCATCTCGGGCACGTTCCAGAACACCGAGTTCAAGGCCGCAATCGACGCCTTCGCACGGGTATTAGGCACGAGTGACGGGGACGCGCTCGTGGAGTACGTCGTGTTCGGTTCCTCCAATAAGAGCGGCAGTGCTACGGTCGTCCGCACCAGGATGGACATCGACGGTACCGCGCTCGGGAAACTGCCCGGCGCTCAACAGAAGACCCTCGGTAGTGGCACTTACTACCTCGTCGACGGTTTCAAGGGGGGGGCCAAGGTGCGCGTCTTTTCCCCGACCAGTCGGTTGATCGCGTACTGTTCGACAGATGTGCCAGAAGGGGTGTTTCAGAAGATGCTCGGCGGTCACGCCGACAGCAAAGAGAAAACGGTCGGGGTGCGGGCCGGTGAATTGGGTAAGCGGGTCACGAAAGGGACGTTCTGGAGTATGACGCTTTATCAGGGCGAGAACAAACCGCCGGCCGCGAGTGCGGGCGGTGCTCAGGGCGGAAACAACGACGATGGTAACGCCCAATTCGCCCGCTTGGTGGCCGATACGCTGGCCGGTTCAAAGGGTTGGGGGTGGAAAGCTAGTATTGGGAGTCGCGAAATCCGGTTCGAGATCACGGTGTGGTACAACGAAGGGGACAAGGCTTCAAATACGTCGAAAAAATTCAAAGAAAGCGATCTCGGCAAGGGCGATGAGGGCACCCCGCCGAAGTGGTGGAAAGAAAAGATCGATAGTTTGGGCAAGAAGATCGGGGCGCAGATGCTCTCGAACGTCGGGTGCGGTTCGTCGGGCGACCTCTTCTTCGCCAAGTCCGCTGTCGACACTGTCGACCTGAAGGACGCGGTCAGTAGCGTGGCGGGCAAAGTCACGGGGAAATCGGGTGGAATGGGCGGACCTCCCGGCGGACCCGGTGGCCCTCCTGGTGGTCCGGGCGGTCCTCCCGGTGGCCCCCCGGTTGGGCCTCCCGGCGGACCGGGGGCCCCGGGGCGCCCGCCCAAGACGAGGCGACGCGCGTGGGTACGCC
The Gemmata palustris DNA segment above includes these coding regions:
- a CDS encoding lactate racemase domain-containing protein, with protein sequence MDIPRVQLVRQTAPQPSVANIAATVRELWLGSKTAKRIKPGMKVAVACGSRGINNYLTLARATVDAIKELGAQPFVVAAMGSHGGATPEGQRELLASYNLDEAHLGVPVVTDMDAENIGTNSWGQPVWWDKNALKADAVVTVSRVKPHTDFRGKFESGILKMLVIGLGKRHGADQVHSFGTRGLRDMIPESGQVILNKTPFIGGLAILENAKEETAKLEVLDRDDLWDREPVLLEEARALMGRLPFKGADVLIIGECGKNYSGAGMDPNVIGRMLIEATPEAETNDPRIVRIGVLEVSPESHGNATGIGLADLTTNRALAGIVQGPFRMNNLTARSLWRSKLPFGFETDREVIANCVETCWQPESEKVKFCVIPNTLEVVEMWVSEPLAADLKGHPHLEFVGEPVPLPFDANGNLVQEKLFPHSVRGCRRAAH
- a CDS encoding sulfite exporter TauE/SafE family protein — its product is MPADFWTYAFLCVSAFFAGVMNSVAGGGTLLTFPALTALLTPAMANATSTVALLPGSFAGALGYRKELWECRRFVARMIGPSIVGGFLGAWLVGKNQDTFATLVPWLILTAAVLFVVQAPLSKWVKKRAAVEGAQPEHHEPNGVTQTLVISFQFLVAVYGGYFGAGIGILMLSALGFMGVGDIHRMNAVKTFLAASINAASVVVFVRDGLVNWECAGVMAVAAILGGYIGARVARRLPARYVRYSVIVIGFGLSAYYFVKKFA
- the phnX gene encoding phosphonoacetaldehyde hydrolase, which encodes MPPIEIKLVVLDWAGTTIDYGCLAPTGAFVESFAAKGVNVTLAEARGPMGLHKKDHIRAMLRTEIVGDKWRAAVGRDWAESDVEELYRSVTPLQVAAAEKYRALIADVPAVASELRAKGLKVAASTGYFHEAAAVVLAAAKHQGFEPDFNICADDVPAGRPAPWMIFRCMESLNVYPPAAVVKVGDTVIDIEDGRNAGCWSVGVIDSSNEMGLSEAELKALTAAELEARRRDIIARYQKAGAHAVIHAIADLPALIGAINTRLSRGERP
- a CDS encoding heavy metal translocating P-type ATPase, giving the protein MPVCANCNGPITGSGYAGRPQPDGGARAYCCFGCLSLGERACTDAGCYATSATSGRFDGLRLGIGLLVVGQSMIFGLALNVHDDVPPVIRDFTQWFIFTITMLVVALLGGPLITTAARELRRGRLTIEALFLLTMFGALGASLQAQITGRGKIYFEVVSVLLVVYTLGKMIGARSRVAALASSRAWGEQLATCRLVDDAGDTRTAPVVDVCPGDVVEVHPGELIAVDGIVHEGAGFVSETVVSGEPFAVVRRPGDRVVAGSASFDATFRVTATASGTEREIDRLLAAVESARDKPLSLQGHADRLGQWFLPLVALTALGTFVYWTFFTSAGWEAGLFNAMSVLLVACPCVIGLATPVVIWSALNRLAERGVIVRGGDAIERLATVDRVMFDKTGTLTEDRFALVDIETTATGPARTKLLGWLSLAQAQSNHPVAKPFADLPRNFAPGAEPRVASLVAVPGCGVIAELVEANGARHEIKIGTEEWVPKGIAKSPLPLGEGLGRGLRQNLTPQPPSLKRKGEQSHPPHLTSSKEVGNKTVFVAVDGELAATAVVAERLRDSTPQALEQFQQLGLPVEVLTGDATGRAEALGLPSARGGLLPDDKRAAVEAAKNEGGKPLFVGDGINDASALAVAHVGVALSSGTDLAVSAAPITLYHADLRVLPWAVEVSRDAVRAVRLNLTRALVYNLVGMTLAACGVLHPVVAAVLMVVSSLTLIFSSTRVGCGHLARLTPPEGKGEERQPNPLTPFPKKEGGTEPNAADTKQSSVVLSPSPLRGGVGEGFFLPFAHAVAFALQGGVFLLLLSSLRERDAAVFTLIAFALAGGWLAIAWRRFNVPHWVDMCFGMLTFGNLGMLLGWWADNDFAALHDHGCCACVEAMREGVMKPWMWVGMLVFANVAMRWLGRGPVPNADHAIAMYTGGNIGMVVGMVAGGWCATQFQTENMVTAVATSFVGMTLGMLAGMLAGTWVTESLLTGVRAVGFWPKWAKLKATRTS
- a CDS encoding HD domain-containing protein produces the protein MTPADVMTRIDRLFAERGGAEYHGEAVTQLEHALQAAHFAEQDGRPPEWIAAALLHDIGHFLHGYGEDYLDQGVNDRHEDLGARFLAHAFGPAVTEPIRLHVPAKRYLASGKHPDYPGLLSPASVRSLELQGGPMTAEEIGAFEAHPYFTAAAKVREYDDRAKIVGFVTPPYSHFRTYLEATLRATD